One genomic region from Gossypium hirsutum isolate 1008001.06 chromosome D13, Gossypium_hirsutum_v2.1, whole genome shotgun sequence encodes:
- the LOC107922373 gene encoding germin-like protein subfamily 1 member 11, with amino-acid sequence MEALQIFVAIFILALASPLTFASDPSPLQDFCVAINDPKGSVFVNGKFCKDAKLAKADDFYFSGLHIRKNTSNTFGSTVTPLNVAQMPGLHTLGISMVRIDYAPNGGLNPPHTHPRASEILVVLEGTLHVGFVTSNPDNRLISKVLYPGDVFVFPVGLIHFQYNIGNTYAVAFAGLSSENPGVITIANAVFGSNPSINADIFAKAFNLDRKMVKNLQSKF; translated from the exons ATGGAAGCCCTTCAGATTTTCGTAGCCATTTTCATCTTGGCTCTTGCATCGCCTTTGACCTTTGCCTCTGATCCTAGCCCTCTTCAGGACTTTTGTGTAGCCATTAATGATCCCAAGGGCTCTG TGTTTGTCAACGGAAAATTCTGCAAAGACGCAAAGCTTGCCAAAGCAGATGACTTCTACTTTTCAGGTCTCCATATCCGCAAAAACACATCCAACACATTTGGATCTACTGTCACACCTCTTAATGTTGCACAGATGCCAGGACTTCACACATTGGGGATATCTATGGTTCGAATTGACTATGCACCTAACGGTGGCCTGAACCCTCCTCACACTCACCCTCGTGCCTCAGAGATTCTAGTTGTTCTGGAAGGCACACTCCATGTCGGTTTCGTTACATCGAATCCAGATAATCGTTTGATTTCTAAAGTCCTATATCCCGGAGATGTCTTTGTTTTTCCTGTGGGTCTCATTCACTTTCAGTACAACATAGGGAACACCTATGCTGTCGCCTTTGCTGGTCTTAGCAGTGAAAACCCAGGGGTGATCACTATTGCAAATGCAGTATTTGGCTCAAACCCTTCCATTAATGCTGATATTTTTGCCAAGGCTTTTAATCTGGATAGGAAAATGGTGAAGAATCTTCAATCCAAATTCTGA